The following are encoded in a window of Apis mellifera strain DH4 linkage group LG10, Amel_HAv3.1, whole genome shotgun sequence genomic DNA:
- the LOC724683 gene encoding oxidative stress-responsive serine-rich protein 1 isoform X3 yields MNSRSLTVLHKQRKNTFRIFNSSISPTDKIKSSNPFRTTNKTVSSDCSHLFQKRLMPIRPTLTTISPRGVKSTTNFKPSKNERVLDKNKNSIIKEAVLKLNDTGTNCLSDNLTNTLLKETCKFSMCGKNSKIFGHGMVAKDFKALNINQESRQVKDDTSIQDNYQASSFQRARSNTMPSLKRGPGPGGGNNGQSETTTSTGQQPSSSNTCSVQARISSCDVTIDELASYFEEFVHIPKKMSHMAEMMYI; encoded by the exons atgaattcacGTAGTTTGACAGTATTGCATAAGCAACGAAAGAATacgtttagaatatttaattcaag TATATCACCTACCGACAAGATAAAGTCATCAAATCCATTCAGAACAACAAATAAAACTGTCAGTTCAGACTGCagtcatttatttcaaaaaagattaatgCCTATTAGGCCAACATTAACCACAATCAGTCCTAGAGGAGTAAAAAGTACAACGAATTTTAAACcatcaaaaaatgaaagagtacttgataaaaataaaaattcaattattaaagaagctgttttaaaattaaatgatactgGCACTAATTGTCTTAGTGATAATCTAACGAATACATTGCTTAAAGAAACATGTAAATTTAGTATGTgtggaaaaaattcaaaaatatttggcCATGGTATGGTCGCAAAGGACTTTAaagcattaaatattaaccaAGAGTCTAGGCAAGTTAAAGATGATACCAGCATTCAAGATAATTATCAAGCTAGTAGTTTTCAACGAGCACGTAGTAATACAATGCCAAGTTTAAAAAGAGGACCTGGTCCAGGTGGAGGCAATAATGGTCAATCAGAAACTACTACTTCAACTGGTCAACAACCTTCAAGTTCAAATACATGTTCAGTACAAGCAAGAATATCTTCGTGTGATGTCACTATTGACGAGCTTGCCAGTTACTTCGAGGAGTTTGTTCATATTCCAAAGAAGATGTCACACATGGCAGAAatgatgtatatttaa
- the LOC724683 gene encoding oxidative stress-responsive serine-rich protein 1 isoform X2, protein MMQALVNMYFNDRHFLFSMVRNNNIDCDFISPTDKIKSSNPFRTTNKTVSSDCSHLFQKRLMPIRPTLTTISPRGVKSTTNFKPSKNERVLDKNKNSIIKEAVLKLNDTGTNCLSDNLTNTLLKETCKFSMCGKNSKIFGHGMVAKDFKALNINQESRQVKDDTSIQDNYQASSFQRARSNTMPSLKRGPGPGGGNNGQSETTTSTGQQPSSSNTCSVQARISSCDVTIDELASYFEEFVHIPKKMSHMAEMMYI, encoded by the exons atgatgCAAGCGCTTgtgaatatgtattttaatgatCGTCATTTCTTGTTCTCGATGGTGCGAAATAACAACATTGACTGTGATTT TATATCACCTACCGACAAGATAAAGTCATCAAATCCATTCAGAACAACAAATAAAACTGTCAGTTCAGACTGCagtcatttatttcaaaaaagattaatgCCTATTAGGCCAACATTAACCACAATCAGTCCTAGAGGAGTAAAAAGTACAACGAATTTTAAACcatcaaaaaatgaaagagtacttgataaaaataaaaattcaattattaaagaagctgttttaaaattaaatgatactgGCACTAATTGTCTTAGTGATAATCTAACGAATACATTGCTTAAAGAAACATGTAAATTTAGTATGTgtggaaaaaattcaaaaatatttggcCATGGTATGGTCGCAAAGGACTTTAaagcattaaatattaaccaAGAGTCTAGGCAAGTTAAAGATGATACCAGCATTCAAGATAATTATCAAGCTAGTAGTTTTCAACGAGCACGTAGTAATACAATGCCAAGTTTAAAAAGAGGACCTGGTCCAGGTGGAGGCAATAATGGTCAATCAGAAACTACTACTTCAACTGGTCAACAACCTTCAAGTTCAAATACATGTTCAGTACAAGCAAGAATATCTTCGTGTGATGTCACTATTGACGAGCTTGCCAGTTACTTCGAGGAGTTTGTTCATATTCCAAAGAAGATGTCACACATGGCAGAAatgatgtatatttaa